The Bordetella sp. FB-8 genome includes a window with the following:
- a CDS encoding GDCCVxC domain-containing (seleno)protein encodes MSAVILESVLTCPRCGHTQQEAMPTDACQFYYECRVCHSLLRPKPGDCCVYCSFGSVPCPPIQQQRGCCTGHKA; translated from the coding sequence ATGAGCGCCGTCATCCTCGAATCCGTGCTGACCTGCCCGCGCTGCGGCCATACCCAACAGGAGGCCATGCCAACCGATGCCTGCCAGTTCTACTACGAGTGCCGGGTTTGTCATTCACTGCTAAGGCCCAAGCCGGGCGATTGCTGCGTGTACTGCTCTTTCGGTTCGGTGCCATGCCCGCCGATCCAGCAGCAGCGTGGGTGCT
- the merP gene encoding mercury resistance system periplasmic binding protein MerP: MRKLLLAALAAFPLAALAATPKTVTLDVQNMTCEVCPITVKKSLEKVPGVSAVQVDFAKKTATATYDPDKTQPHALIQATTNAGYPSTVKK; this comes from the coding sequence ATGCGTAAGCTGCTGCTGGCCGCGCTCGCGGCCTTCCCTCTTGCGGCATTAGCCGCAACGCCTAAAACTGTCACCCTCGACGTGCAGAACATGACCTGCGAGGTCTGCCCGATCACGGTCAAAAAATCGCTGGAGAAGGTGCCCGGCGTGAGTGCTGTTCAGGTCGATTTTGCCAAGAAGACCGCGACCGCCACCTATGATCCGGACAAGACTCAGCCTCATGCACTGATCCAGGCCACCACGAACGCGGGCTATCCGTCCACGGTGAAGAAGTGA
- a CDS encoding mercuric transporter MerT family protein, with protein MQFTSKGSLIASALAAIGASVCCVGPLMLLALGIGGAWVSRLTAMEPYRPIFIGLTLLFLGLAFRKLYSASQVCLPGTPCAGPRTRSRQWFVFWLVAVVLLGLLAVPWLAPLFY; from the coding sequence ATGCAATTCACCAGCAAAGGTTCGCTGATCGCGAGCGCATTGGCCGCCATCGGCGCGTCGGTGTGCTGTGTCGGCCCGCTCATGCTGCTCGCGCTTGGCATCGGCGGCGCATGGGTGAGCCGCCTTACGGCGATGGAGCCGTACCGGCCCATCTTCATCGGCCTGACGCTGCTGTTCCTCGGGCTAGCCTTCCGCAAGCTCTACTCGGCTTCACAGGTCTGCCTGCCCGGTACGCCCTGCGCCGGGCCACGCACGCGCTCACGGCAGTGGTTTGTGTTCTGGCTTGTTGCGGTCGTGTTGCTCGGTCTGTTAGCCGTGCCGTGGCTGGCCCCGCTGTTCTACTGA
- the merR gene encoding Hg(II)-responsive transcriptional regulator — protein MDAELTIGKLAESAGVNVETIRYYQRRGLLEEPPKPPGEYRRYTREQVKRVRFIKRAQALGFTLDEVGELLTLDAARACKQTRALAVRKLGLIEQKMADLAAMRKALGGLVQQCDTDDGRVSCPIINVLAQD, from the coding sequence ATGGATGCGGAACTGACCATCGGCAAGCTGGCCGAATCTGCCGGGGTGAATGTGGAGACGATCCGTTATTACCAACGGCGCGGACTACTGGAAGAACCGCCCAAGCCGCCAGGTGAATACCGGCGCTATACCCGCGAGCAGGTCAAGCGAGTGCGCTTTATTAAGCGAGCGCAGGCGCTGGGCTTCACGCTGGATGAAGTGGGCGAGCTACTGACGCTGGATGCGGCGCGCGCTTGCAAGCAGACACGGGCGCTGGCCGTGCGTAAGCTAGGCCTGATCGAACAGAAAATGGCCGATCTTGCTGCGATGCGCAAGGCGCTGGGTGGATTAGTACAGCAGTGCGACACGGATGATGGTCGCGTGAGTTGCCCGATCATCAATGTACTGGCTCAGGATTAA
- a CDS encoding cytochrome c, whose product MTYAHEPSVSAEQGDLLKAGRAIYQQNCASCHGVHGEGEPNWQHPDVLGEMPAPPHNAKGHTWKHSDDMLYRLVHDGWRDPFNKTTRLTMPPFGAKLTALEIRGVIEYLKTMWTPEQRDFQRAESRQSPFPPEAR is encoded by the coding sequence GTGACCTATGCCCATGAGCCATCGGTGTCGGCGGAACAGGGCGACCTGCTCAAGGCCGGTCGGGCGATTTATCAGCAAAATTGCGCGTCCTGTCACGGGGTTCATGGCGAGGGCGAGCCGAACTGGCAGCATCCGGATGTCCTAGGGGAGATGCCCGCACCGCCACATAACGCGAAAGGCCATACGTGGAAGCACAGCGATGACATGCTGTACCGGCTCGTGCACGACGGCTGGCGCGATCCGTTCAACAAGACCACCCGTCTGACCATGCCGCCCTTCGGAGCGAAGCTGACCGCCCTCGAAATTCGTGGCGTGATCGAATACCTCAAGACGATGTGGACACCTGAGCAACGGGATTTCCAGCGCGCGGAAAGTCGACAGTCGCCGTTTCCGCCCGAAGCACGCTGA
- a CDS encoding protein-disulfide reductase DsbD, translating into MTSLLIVQILIALGAGALLNLTPCVLPAIPLKVRAILREAGERLGARVTSAALFIAGSVLFFAVLGVATALLHWQWGVLFQSRTVLILLSTLLFVLAMVNFRWRGLRLPAALASMHGMRFLEPFVSGLICALLSTPCTGPLLGGVLVFSLAQSTPNIVITFISIGVGLALPYALLILRPALLQRLPRAGAWSEVVRQSFSWILLGAAIFFVRSVVPAAWERPLWIAFGIGMLTWAVAVFVRSKDASSQRAVAVIGVMAVALLSVGIGLPRAQTIPWQRLRDSEVAMLPALGRPAIVEFTAQWCINCKILEHTVYQTDNLVQTIRRQNIMPFQVDLTRPDPALERLLASYGGAGLPFLVVLDRDGHEVQHFSGLFASGTLVDTVNALQIKGNP; encoded by the coding sequence ATGACGTCCTTGCTTATCGTTCAGATTCTGATCGCGCTCGGCGCAGGCGCGCTGCTCAACCTCACGCCCTGCGTGCTGCCGGCCATCCCGCTCAAGGTTCGCGCGATTCTGCGCGAAGCGGGAGAACGGCTGGGTGCGCGCGTGACGTCGGCCGCGCTGTTCATCGCAGGATCGGTGCTTTTCTTCGCCGTGCTGGGCGTGGCCACTGCGCTGTTGCACTGGCAGTGGGGTGTCCTCTTTCAATCGCGCACCGTGTTGATTCTGCTCAGCACGCTGCTTTTCGTGCTGGCGATGGTGAACTTTCGCTGGCGGGGCTTGCGCCTGCCAGCGGCGCTTGCGTCGATGCACGGCATGCGGTTTCTCGAGCCTTTTGTCTCCGGTTTGATCTGCGCGCTGCTCTCCACACCGTGCACGGGTCCGCTGCTCGGCGGTGTGCTGGTGTTCTCGCTTGCCCAATCCACGCCCAACATCGTCATCACTTTCATCTCGATTGGTGTCGGACTCGCATTGCCCTATGCGCTGCTGATTCTGCGGCCTGCGCTACTTCAGCGCCTACCGCGCGCCGGAGCCTGGTCCGAGGTGGTGCGTCAGAGTTTTAGCTGGATATTGCTTGGCGCGGCGATCTTCTTCGTGCGTAGTGTCGTGCCTGCGGCGTGGGAACGGCCGCTCTGGATTGCCTTCGGTATCGGTATGCTGACTTGGGCGGTTGCGGTCTTCGTGCGCAGCAAGGATGCCAGTTCGCAACGCGCGGTGGCCGTCATCGGTGTCATGGCGGTAGCGCTGCTGTCCGTCGGCATCGGACTCCCTCGGGCGCAAACCATCCCCTGGCAGCGGCTGCGCGACAGCGAGGTCGCGATGCTGCCGGCCCTCGGGCGTCCAGCCATCGTCGAGTTCACGGCGCAATGGTGCATCAACTGCAAGATTCTTGAACACACGGTCTACCAGACCGACAACCTTGTCCAGACCATTCGCCGACAGAACATCATGCCGTTTCAGGTCGACCTGACGCGGCCTGATCCGGCACTTGAACGACTACTTGCCTCTTACGGAGGCGCGGGGCTGCCGTTCCTCGTCGTGCTCGATCGCGACGGCCACGAGGTGCAGCATTTTTCCGGATTGTTTGCCAGTGGAACTCTCGTGGACACGGTCAATGCACTGCAAATAAAGGGAAATCCTTGA
- a CDS encoding protein-disulfide reductase DsbD domain-containing protein, producing the protein MKTRINQLVAAAAGVAVLAGIAVFARTQFDTLFHSTFATLGGREMMDSSRYVSASVAGHGQHTALTLHIASGWHVNANPASLEYLIPTTLSIERNGALREIKAVYPPGRNSGVVLDGKDIQVYEDGTVIPFSGLMPGEGDRIVVRVQACNTKGICLPPADVAASNDKT; encoded by the coding sequence ATGAAAACGCGCATCAACCAGCTCGTTGCTGCGGCCGCCGGGGTTGCTGTACTGGCAGGCATCGCCGTGTTCGCCAGAACGCAGTTCGACACGCTATTTCATTCGACATTCGCCACCTTGGGCGGACGAGAGATGATGGACTCGTCCAGATACGTGAGCGCGTCCGTTGCCGGGCATGGCCAGCACACCGCACTGACATTGCACATCGCCTCCGGCTGGCACGTGAACGCCAATCCCGCGTCGCTCGAATACCTCATCCCCACAACCCTGTCGATCGAGCGCAATGGCGCGTTACGCGAGATTAAGGCCGTCTATCCGCCTGGACGAAACAGCGGCGTCGTGCTCGACGGCAAGGACATCCAGGTCTACGAAGACGGGACAGTCATTCCGTTCTCGGGCCTCATGCCGGGCGAAGGCGACCGTATCGTGGTGCGCGTGCAAGCCTGCAACACGAAAGGCATTTGTCTTCCTCCGGCGGATGTCGCTGCCTCGAACGATAAAACCTGA
- a CDS encoding DUF411 domain-containing protein yields MRYLKIVLLAMLALCVQAPALAQSVPVTLYKNPNCGCCDAWAKDLQANGFKVNIVNTEDLASVNEHYGVPENLEGCHTAFIGGYVIEGLVPAQYIKALLKQHPATRGIALPGMPTGVPGMPGARSGPLTIYYLESGATPRIFATF; encoded by the coding sequence ATGCGTTACCTGAAAATAGTCCTACTGGCGATGCTCGCCCTTTGTGTCCAGGCGCCCGCGCTGGCGCAGAGCGTGCCCGTGACGCTGTACAAGAACCCGAATTGTGGCTGCTGCGATGCCTGGGCGAAAGACCTCCAGGCGAATGGCTTCAAGGTGAACATCGTCAACACAGAAGACCTGGCATCGGTCAACGAGCATTACGGCGTGCCTGAAAACCTTGAGGGATGCCATACGGCGTTCATTGGCGGCTATGTGATCGAAGGGCTGGTTCCCGCGCAGTACATCAAGGCCCTGCTGAAGCAGCATCCGGCAACCAGGGGTATTGCGCTGCCCGGCATGCCCACAGGCGTGCCCGGGATGCCGGGCGCCCGTTCGGGACCGCTCACCATCTACTACCTCGAATCGGGGGCCACACCCAGAATCTTCGCAACCTTTTGA
- a CDS encoding DUF2933 domain-containing protein, with amino-acid sequence MKCNLKTMLRIAASLMAVFAIGYWAVPGYRAAILGLIPFATALLCPISMLIMMWFMHRREEPHNRSDSPATSNSPSPGQHTR; translated from the coding sequence ATGAAATGCAATCTGAAAACCATGCTGAGAATCGCGGCCTCCCTGATGGCAGTCTTTGCCATCGGATACTGGGCGGTACCCGGATATCGGGCAGCGATCCTGGGCTTGATCCCCTTTGCTACCGCGTTGCTCTGCCCGATATCGATGCTCATCATGATGTGGTTTATGCATCGCCGGGAAGAACCCCACAACCGGTCGGATTCGCCCGCAACGTCGAACAGCCCATCGCCAGGTCAACATACACGCTGA
- the cadR gene encoding Cd(II)/Pb(II)-responsive transcriptional regulator encodes MKISEIAQAAKTTPETIRFYEKTGLLPPAARTDGNYRHYGSTHMERLRFIRNCRALDMTHDEIRALLAMMDDPPEGCGAVNDLLDEHLGHVDARIAELLHLRDQLHALRGQCQTERAMDDCGILRGLTAMEPEMPGQRHTHLG; translated from the coding sequence ATGAAAATCAGTGAGATTGCGCAGGCCGCCAAAACCACCCCGGAAACTATTCGCTTCTATGAAAAAACCGGGTTGCTACCGCCGGCCGCCCGGACCGATGGAAATTACCGGCATTACGGCTCGACCCACATGGAGCGGCTGCGCTTTATCCGCAATTGCCGTGCGCTGGACATGACGCATGATGAGATCCGCGCGCTACTAGCCATGATGGATGACCCGCCCGAGGGCTGCGGCGCGGTCAACGACCTATTGGACGAACACCTCGGCCACGTCGATGCTCGCATCGCTGAGCTACTGCATTTGCGTGACCAACTCCATGCCTTGCGGGGTCAGTGCCAGACAGAACGCGCGATGGACGATTGCGGCATTCTGCGAGGCCTGACGGCGATGGAGCCGGAGATGCCCGGCCAACGGCATACCCACCTGGGATAG
- a CDS encoding heavy metal translocating P-type ATPase produces the protein MAAAVAGGFKTPIRIMQMDCPTEERLIRDKLAGLSSVKELDFNLMQRVLTVVHSPDGLSPVLDAIRSLGYTPELPEADGTLAQTREIRKPWWPLALAGLAAVLAEVAGWVGLHPAVPAVLAVLAVAGSGLTTYKKGWVALRNLNLNINALMSIAVTGALILGQWPEAAMVMVLFAVAELIEARSLDRARNAISGLMQLAPETATVRQADGSWLAVETRQVAVGSQVRVMPGERISLDGEVISGRSAVDQSPITGESLPVDKTKGDMVYAGTINASGSFEYRVTAAANQTTLARIIHAVEEAQGAKAPMQRFVDKFARLYTPAVFALALLVAVVPPLLLGGNWFDWVYKALVMLVIACPCALVISTPVSIVSGLAAAARQGILVKGGVYLEEGRKLAWLALDKTGTLTHGKPVQTAFGALNGGDAERLRRIAASLAARSDHPVSKAVAHAAQADGIPLESVDAFEALPGRGTQGIIGGTAYALGNHRLAHERGVCTPELEARLDALERQGQTVVVLLDAGQALALFAVADTVKDSSQAAIADLHQLGVRTLMLTGDNSHAAQAIAAQVGIDEARGNQLPDDKFQAVSELGAQGLVGMVGDGINDAPALARADIGFAMGAMGTGTAIETADVALMDDDLRKIPAFVRLSRATHAVLVENIVLALGIKAMFLVLTIMGLGTMWMAVFADVGASLLVVGNGLRLLHR, from the coding sequence ATGGCAGCGGCCGTCGCCGGTGGCTTCAAGACCCCTATCCGCATCATGCAGATGGACTGCCCTACCGAAGAACGGTTGATCCGTGACAAGCTCGCGGGTCTGTCGTCGGTCAAGGAACTGGATTTCAACTTGATGCAACGCGTGCTGACGGTGGTGCACTCGCCCGATGGGCTCTCTCCGGTTCTGGATGCCATTCGTTCTCTGGGCTACACGCCTGAGCTGCCCGAGGCAGACGGCACGCTGGCCCAGACCCGGGAGATCCGCAAACCCTGGTGGCCACTGGCCTTGGCTGGCCTGGCCGCGGTGCTGGCCGAAGTTGCCGGTTGGGTGGGCCTGCATCCCGCGGTTCCTGCCGTACTGGCCGTGCTGGCGGTGGCGGGCAGCGGCCTGACCACTTACAAGAAAGGCTGGGTGGCGCTGCGCAACCTGAACCTCAACATCAATGCGTTGATGAGCATCGCCGTGACCGGCGCGCTCATTCTGGGCCAGTGGCCGGAAGCCGCCATGGTGATGGTGCTGTTCGCCGTGGCGGAGCTGATCGAGGCTCGCTCCCTGGATCGCGCCCGCAACGCTATTTCGGGCTTGATGCAGCTGGCGCCGGAAACCGCCACGGTGCGCCAGGCCGACGGTTCGTGGTTGGCCGTAGAAACCCGGCAGGTTGCGGTAGGCAGTCAGGTGCGCGTGATGCCCGGCGAGCGCATCAGTCTGGACGGCGAAGTGATCAGTGGCCGCTCGGCCGTCGACCAGTCGCCCATTACCGGCGAGAGCCTGCCGGTGGATAAGACCAAGGGCGATATGGTGTACGCCGGCACCATCAATGCCTCGGGTTCGTTCGAATACCGAGTCACTGCCGCGGCCAATCAGACCACGCTGGCGCGCATCATCCACGCAGTCGAAGAAGCCCAGGGCGCCAAGGCGCCGATGCAGCGCTTCGTCGACAAGTTTGCCCGCCTCTACACACCCGCCGTCTTCGCCCTCGCACTGCTCGTGGCTGTCGTGCCGCCGCTGCTTCTGGGCGGGAATTGGTTCGATTGGGTCTACAAGGCGCTGGTGATGCTGGTCATCGCCTGCCCTTGCGCGTTGGTGATCTCGACGCCGGTGTCCATCGTCAGTGGGCTGGCCGCGGCCGCCCGCCAAGGTATCCTGGTCAAGGGAGGCGTCTACCTGGAGGAAGGCCGCAAGCTGGCCTGGCTGGCGCTGGACAAGACCGGCACCCTTACCCACGGCAAGCCCGTGCAGACGGCCTTCGGCGCTTTGAACGGCGGCGACGCCGAACGCCTGCGCCGCATTGCCGCCAGTCTTGCGGCGCGCTCGGACCATCCGGTATCGAAGGCTGTTGCCCACGCGGCGCAGGCCGATGGCATTCCTCTGGAGAGCGTGGACGCATTCGAAGCTTTGCCCGGCCGAGGCACGCAAGGCATCATCGGCGGTACGGCGTATGCGTTGGGCAACCATCGGCTGGCCCATGAGCGCGGCGTGTGTACCCCCGAACTGGAAGCGCGTCTCGATGCGCTGGAACGGCAAGGCCAGACCGTCGTGGTGCTGCTGGACGCGGGTCAGGCTTTGGCGTTGTTCGCCGTAGCCGACACAGTCAAGGACAGCAGCCAGGCGGCGATCGCGGACCTGCACCAATTGGGCGTGCGCACCCTGATGCTGACGGGTGACAACTCTCATGCTGCCCAAGCCATCGCGGCGCAGGTCGGCATCGATGAGGCGCGCGGCAATCAACTGCCGGATGACAAGTTCCAGGCAGTTTCCGAGCTCGGCGCGCAAGGTCTGGTGGGTATGGTGGGGGACGGTATCAACGACGCCCCCGCGCTGGCCCGCGCGGATATCGGCTTTGCCATGGGCGCGATGGGTACAGGCACTGCCATCGAGACGGCCGATGTGGCTCTGATGGATGACGATCTGCGCAAGATCCCGGCCTTCGTGCGGCTCTCCAGAGCAACCCATGCCGTGCTGGTGGAGAACATCGTCTTGGCGCTGGGGATCAAGGCGATGTTCCTGGTGCTCACCATAATGGGCCTGGGCACGATGTGGATGGCGGTCTTTGCCGATGTCGGGGCCAGCTTGCTGGTGGTCGGAAACGGCTTGCGGCTATTGCATCGCTAA
- a CDS encoding class I SAM-dependent methyltransferase, with amino-acid sequence MSNVKLGFAWILTTLVATVPLRAFAETTPTVDSVIRAAIAGPQRTASFKLRDKYRHPLETLDFFGIRPDMTVIEVLPGAGWYTEILAPLLRAHGHLVEATPPTTSPSVFFRRMADRYEKKLSDDPDVYGRVTMTPFEPPGYMPLGGEDYADMVVTFLNLHDFVYFNVHNETTNAVMQRFFRSAYQALKPGGVLGIVAQRAKNGESVADAAVKGRVPQSYAIREAEQAGFRLAGTSEINANPKDNGRYPIWYLPPTLKLGDQDREKYLEIGESDNMTLRFVKPKD; translated from the coding sequence ATGTCGAACGTCAAGCTTGGATTTGCGTGGATACTGACAACGTTGGTCGCAACAGTACCGCTTCGCGCGTTCGCGGAAACAACGCCAACTGTCGACTCCGTTATAAGAGCCGCCATCGCTGGGCCGCAGCGCACCGCTTCTTTCAAATTGCGAGACAAATACCGCCATCCGCTCGAAACGTTAGATTTTTTCGGCATTCGGCCTGATATGACCGTAATCGAGGTACTGCCGGGCGCTGGTTGGTATACGGAAATACTGGCTCCCCTTCTTCGCGCGCACGGGCACCTTGTGGAGGCCACCCCACCAACGACGAGTCCCAGTGTTTTTTTCCGGCGGATGGCGGATAGATACGAGAAAAAGCTTTCGGATGATCCGGACGTGTATGGGCGGGTCACCATGACACCTTTCGAGCCGCCGGGTTACATGCCGCTCGGTGGAGAGGACTATGCCGATATGGTCGTGACATTCCTGAATCTGCACGACTTCGTCTATTTCAATGTGCATAACGAAACAACCAATGCGGTTATGCAACGCTTTTTCCGATCCGCTTATCAGGCCCTGAAGCCAGGCGGTGTGCTGGGTATCGTCGCGCAACGTGCCAAGAACGGCGAAAGCGTGGCTGACGCCGCTGTGAAGGGACGTGTACCGCAGAGCTATGCAATCCGCGAGGCGGAACAGGCGGGTTTCAGGCTTGCTGGTACATCCGAAATCAATGCAAATCCGAAGGACAATGGCCGTTACCCCATCTGGTATTTGCCGCCGACGCTTAAGCTTGGTGATCAGGATCGCGAAAAATATCTTGAGATCGGCGAAAGCGATAACATGACATTACGTTTTGTCAAACCGAAGGACTGA
- a CDS encoding YncE family protein, translating into MPIHFLRRSTRVSVAIALVAAWFAGAASAASVTTIPGMPSVTNPANLYSEAGASHLSPAVAGALTRVYVPNLRSDDVDVIDPATDKVVDKFPVGRSPQHIVPSWDLKTLWVTNNAEGRTDGSLTPIDPKTGKPGKAVMVDDPYNMYFTPDGKYAIVVAEAHERLDFRDPHTMALKFSVNAPECKGINHADFSIDGKYAIFTCEFGGKLVKVDMTNYKVLGYLTLDKHGMPQDIRISPDGKLFYVADMIADGVHLVDGNTFTKIGFIKTGVGTHGLYPSRDGTKLYVANRGSNLVHGPHHGKGSISVVDFATRKVVANWPIPGGGSFDMGNVSVDGRTLWLSGRFDDVVYSIDTTTGVVKSIPVDMEPHGLTVWPQPGRYSLGHTGNMR; encoded by the coding sequence ATGCCGATTCATTTCCTCCGCAGATCGACTCGTGTATCGGTCGCCATTGCGCTTGTTGCCGCATGGTTCGCCGGAGCTGCGTCGGCGGCCTCTGTCACGACGATTCCCGGGATGCCGTCGGTGACAAACCCCGCGAACCTCTACAGCGAGGCGGGGGCCAGCCACCTGAGCCCGGCGGTAGCCGGCGCGCTGACGCGCGTCTACGTACCGAATCTGCGCTCGGACGATGTCGACGTGATCGATCCCGCGACGGACAAGGTCGTCGACAAGTTCCCGGTCGGTCGCAGTCCGCAGCATATTGTGCCGTCGTGGGATCTAAAGACGCTGTGGGTCACGAACAATGCCGAAGGCCGAACAGACGGAAGCCTGACGCCGATTGATCCGAAGACCGGCAAGCCGGGTAAAGCGGTCATGGTCGACGACCCGTACAACATGTACTTCACGCCGGATGGCAAATACGCGATCGTCGTCGCTGAGGCACACGAGCGACTCGATTTCCGCGACCCGCACACGATGGCGCTCAAGTTCAGCGTGAACGCGCCAGAGTGCAAGGGCATCAACCATGCCGATTTCTCGATTGACGGCAAGTACGCGATCTTCACCTGCGAGTTCGGCGGCAAACTCGTCAAGGTCGATATGACGAACTACAAGGTGCTCGGGTACCTGACGCTCGACAAACATGGCATGCCGCAGGATATTCGTATTTCGCCCGACGGCAAGCTGTTCTATGTTGCAGACATGATTGCCGATGGGGTCCATCTGGTCGACGGCAACACTTTCACCAAGATTGGTTTTATTAAGACTGGAGTGGGCACGCACGGCCTGTATCCGAGCCGTGACGGCACGAAGCTCTATGTCGCGAACCGGGGTTCGAATCTGGTCCATGGACCGCACCATGGTAAGGGGAGTATTTCGGTAGTTGATTTCGCGACGCGTAAGGTCGTCGCGAACTGGCCCATTCCGGGCGGGGGCAGCTTCGACATGGGCAACGTCAGCGTGGACGGTAGGACGCTGTGGTTATCGGGTCGATTCGACGATGTGGTCTACTCGATCGACACGACTACGGGCGTTGTCAAATCGATCCCCGTCGACATGGAGCCGCACGGCCTGACGGTTTGGCCGCAACCCGGTCGGTACTCACTGGGCCATACCGGTAATATGCGCTGA
- a CDS encoding creatininase family protein, producing the protein MPLIFRKIFASAVLLVAAHAAFGQVPKTVRIENLTWTELRDAVHAGTTTILIPIGGTEQSGPYVALGKHNERVRVLSERIAEGLGNALVAPVVAYVPEGSYAPPTSHMRFPGTITVPDDVFEKTLESAASSFKIHGFTHVVFLGDHGGYQNDLRRVAEQLNKSWAGSGARAFVPPEYYGASSSGYAQILRQRGYPDGEIGTHAGLADTSLLLAVAPQMVRLDALRKAPKPGPADGVYGGDPRRSSAAIGQLGVDAIVSKTIDAIRKETTAHQ; encoded by the coding sequence ATGCCTCTTATTTTTCGGAAAATATTCGCGTCCGCTGTCCTGCTGGTCGCTGCCCATGCCGCGTTTGGCCAGGTGCCGAAGACGGTGAGAATCGAGAACCTCACCTGGACAGAACTGCGCGATGCAGTTCATGCGGGCACGACGACGATCCTCATCCCGATCGGAGGAACCGAGCAGAGTGGACCTTACGTCGCACTTGGCAAGCACAACGAGCGTGTGCGCGTACTTTCGGAGCGCATTGCCGAGGGGCTCGGCAACGCGCTTGTCGCGCCGGTGGTCGCCTACGTGCCAGAGGGTAGCTATGCACCGCCCACTTCGCACATGCGCTTTCCCGGCACAATCACCGTGCCCGACGACGTCTTCGAGAAGACGCTCGAATCCGCCGCGAGCAGCTTTAAGATTCATGGCTTCACGCACGTCGTCTTTCTCGGCGACCATGGCGGCTACCAGAACGATCTGCGGCGTGTCGCCGAGCAATTGAACAAATCATGGGCGGGATCGGGCGCTCGCGCTTTCGTGCCGCCCGAGTATTACGGAGCAAGTTCGTCGGGCTATGCACAGATCCTGCGCCAGCGCGGTTATCCCGATGGCGAGATCGGAACGCATGCTGGCCTCGCCGATACATCGCTGCTTCTGGCTGTCGCGCCGCAGATGGTGCGGCTCGACGCGCTGCGCAAGGCGCCGAAGCCTGGGCCGGCCGATGGCGTCTACGGCGGCGACCCCCGCCGCTCGAGCGCCGCGATCGGCCAGCTCGGAGTCGATGCGATCGTGTCGAAGACGATCGATGCAATCAGGAAGGAGACGACTGCGCATCAGTGA